One Acidobacteriota bacterium genomic region harbors:
- a CDS encoding NAD(P)-binding domain-containing protein → MSNGCLDLLIVGSGPAGLAAAARARHRGLDYRLLERAEHLADTVHSYQKRKHVMAEPAAVPLHPGIPFEAGSREAVLGAWRGAADDLELAAEFGQEVTSLERGDDEFTVATAAGGRYRARHVVLAIGTQGNPRSLGVPGEELPHVSHRLVDPAEVQGEDVVVVGAGDSALEVALALVDRNRVALVVRRPEIVRAKEALEREALARSASGDLTIHFSTTVSAIGADEVTLAGAEDDYRVPAQRVYLMLGAVPPRRWLEGLGVRFTGGGREARPALDSSYQSTVPGLYLVGAVTGRDLIKLSLNQGYEAVEHLLGQPVEPADEELLKARLPWWRGPVSERLAQLKEEIPLFADADESDLRELFLSVETHDLPAGEVVVRQNDYTDSFLIIADGEVEVRVRAEGATEDRHVVDLSAGNFFGEMSLISNRRRNATVISKGCRLIEVPRKAMLKLLAVSPAVKETVDRTFLVRAFQGYLFPGISHGELWSLVARAEVVSVDKDQTLFEEGEEAEALYLIRSGMVKVSKRSADREIILAYLVAGNFFGEVALLPDAHRSASVATIFPCELIRLRRSDIQRFLDQRPRMAEEILAKLEERRVASLAAEATPGAGRILTDLIREEVVIATDALIIDEYKCVRCDNCIHACEGVHDDGQARLSLTGIKIYNLLAPNSCWQCENPLCMLDCPPDAIVRNARGEVQIKSNCIGCGNCEANCPYGNIFMVHPRSELGPFDWLRQLFGFPASTAAEADEGREVAVKCDLCAHLSGGPACVRSCPTGAAIRLTPDQYQQTLEDLVVRQGEL, encoded by the coding sequence TTGTCCAATGGGTGTCTCGATCTGCTGATCGTGGGCTCGGGTCCCGCCGGGCTGGCGGCGGCGGCGCGGGCGCGGCATCGCGGTCTCGACTACCGGCTGCTGGAGCGCGCCGAGCACCTCGCGGACACCGTCCACTCCTACCAAAAACGCAAGCACGTCATGGCGGAGCCGGCGGCGGTGCCGCTGCATCCCGGGATTCCCTTCGAGGCTGGTTCCCGGGAGGCGGTGCTGGGGGCATGGCGGGGCGCCGCCGACGACCTGGAGCTGGCCGCGGAATTCGGCCAGGAGGTCACGTCCCTGGAGCGTGGAGACGACGAGTTCACCGTCGCCACCGCTGCCGGTGGCCGCTACCGTGCCCGCCACGTGGTGCTGGCCATCGGCACCCAGGGCAACCCCCGTTCCCTCGGCGTGCCCGGAGAGGAGCTGCCCCACGTCAGTCACCGTCTGGTAGATCCGGCGGAGGTTCAGGGCGAGGACGTGGTGGTGGTGGGCGCCGGCGACTCGGCGCTGGAGGTCGCCCTCGCCCTGGTGGACCGCAACCGGGTGGCCTTGGTGGTGCGGCGGCCGGAGATCGTGCGCGCCAAAGAGGCTTTGGAGCGGGAAGCCCTGGCCCGCTCCGCCAGCGGCGACCTGACCATCCACTTTTCCACCACCGTCAGCGCTATCGGCGCCGATGAGGTGACGCTGGCGGGGGCCGAGGACGACTACCGGGTGCCCGCCCAGCGGGTCTACCTGATGCTCGGCGCGGTGCCTCCGCGGCGCTGGCTGGAAGGGTTGGGGGTGCGCTTCACCGGCGGGGGCCGCGAGGCCCGGCCGGCCCTCGACAGCAGCTACCAATCGACGGTGCCGGGGCTCTATTTGGTCGGTGCGGTCACCGGCCGGGATCTGATCAAGCTCAGCCTCAACCAGGGTTACGAGGCGGTGGAGCATTTGCTGGGCCAGCCGGTGGAGCCCGCCGACGAAGAGCTGCTCAAGGCCCGTCTGCCATGGTGGCGGGGACCGGTGAGCGAGCGGTTGGCGCAGCTGAAGGAGGAGATTCCGCTCTTCGCCGACGCCGACGAGAGCGACCTCCGGGAGCTCTTCTTGTCGGTGGAGACCCACGACCTCCCCGCCGGCGAGGTGGTGGTACGGCAGAACGATTACACCGACAGCTTCCTGATCATCGCCGATGGCGAGGTGGAGGTGCGGGTGCGCGCGGAGGGCGCGACCGAGGACCGCCACGTGGTGGATCTTTCCGCCGGCAACTTCTTCGGCGAGATGAGCCTGATCTCCAACCGCCGCCGCAACGCCACGGTGATCTCCAAGGGCTGCCGCCTCATCGAGGTGCCGCGCAAGGCGATGCTCAAGCTGCTGGCGGTGTCGCCGGCGGTGAAGGAGACGGTGGATCGCACCTTCCTGGTGCGCGCCTTCCAAGGCTATCTCTTCCCCGGCATCTCCCACGGCGAGCTGTGGTCGCTGGTGGCCCGGGCAGAGGTGGTGTCGGTGGACAAGGACCAGACCCTCTTCGAGGAGGGCGAGGAAGCGGAGGCCCTTTACCTGATTCGCAGCGGCATGGTGAAGGTCTCCAAACGCTCCGCCGACCGCGAGATCATCCTCGCCTACCTGGTGGCGGGCAACTTCTTCGGCGAGGTGGCGCTGCTGCCGGATGCCCACCGTAGCGCCAGCGTCGCCACCATCTTCCCCTGCGAGCTGATCCGCCTGCGGCGCTCCGACATCCAGCGCTTCCTCGACCAGCGGCCGCGTATGGCGGAGGAGATTCTGGCCAAGCTCGAGGAGCGTCGGGTGGCGAGCCTGGCGGCGGAGGCGACCCCCGGCGCCGGCCGCATTCTCACCGATTTGATCCGCGAGGAGGTGGTCATCGCCACCGACGCGCTGATCATCGACGAGTACAAATGCGTGCGCTGCGACAACTGCATCCACGCCTGCGAGGGCGTCCATGACGACGGCCAGGCGCGGCTCTCCCTCACCGGCATCAAGATCTACAACCTCCTCGCCCCCAATTCCTGCTGGCAGTGCGAGAACCCCCTGTGCATGCTCGACTGCCCGCCGGACGCCATCGTGCGCAACGCTCGCGGCGAGGTGCAGATCAAGAGCAATTGCATCGGCTGCGGCAACTGCGAGGCCAACTGCCCCTACGGCAATATTTTCATGGTTCATCCGCGCTCGGAGCTCGGCCCCTTCGACTGGCTGCGCCAGCTCTTCGGCTTCCCGGCGAGCACCGCGGCGGAGGCCGACGAGGGCCGCGAGGTCGCGGTGAAATGCGACCTCTGCGCCCACCTCTCCGGCGGTCCCGCTTGCGTCCGCAGCTGTCCCACCGGCGCTGCCATCCGCCTGACGCCGGATCAATACCAGCAGACCCTGGAGGATCTGGTGGTGCGCCAGGGAGAGCTCTGA
- a CDS encoding FHA domain-containing protein, with product MTFLIHRLVGERTLLRTVEGDSLTIGRGAAADVRLDDAAVALEHAEIRREGKHWVLVDRGSVTGTYRNGRQVERETLSGDDTVEIGGYRLRFQVTHPEDPLFVHFSPIESAVEAAAPAEPREKATDEALDTATFEVPVNPTDGSAAPEELAPAGHERPSAPTPSPRVPDQPAPTQPAPVKPAPVKPALAPAPPEAVDYAAAYSLARPGWTKGALTVALTVVALITVAALAAGSHRPLMPGISSAHALIVAEDTAPAAAPGENAAGGAFLNSEARRIATRGCAACHRPWRGPAAVEDGCVACHGDQGEPHAAALASSPSAAAAPACASCHPEHRGQDLVRRAVAADCTPCHRELSAVVPNATVTPQVTSFASDHPELVVTLPASRSDSGGEEGPRRLSVAEAAGADPGTVDFGHRVHRVQQEATGASPAQTLRGPDGPVALVCGDCHVADDDTGRMQPVSFENHCQSCHRLSFDERLPDRQAPHSTPREVVDSLLGLYSGSEWGPDAAVSLRDRRLEVITGGGRQKLPPGVDRQVADAARTLFRAGCDFCHRVDLDAVPLPTVAPAAIPERWMPGARFSHLGHRNVACSTCHPDAATSEASADVLMPGIAACRGCHGAGSSPTASLAEDRGPAAWGGALACAQCHGYHRTEFSRPAPPVTAAGPSPWRRPG from the coding sequence ATGACCTTCCTGATCCATCGCCTGGTGGGCGAACGCACACTGCTGCGTACGGTGGAGGGCGACAGCCTCACCATCGGCCGCGGCGCCGCGGCGGACGTGCGCCTGGACGATGCCGCGGTGGCGCTGGAGCACGCGGAAATCCGCCGAGAGGGCAAGCATTGGGTGCTCGTGGACCGCGGCAGCGTCACCGGCACCTACCGCAATGGCCGGCAGGTGGAGCGAGAGACCCTGAGCGGGGACGACACGGTGGAGATCGGCGGCTACCGCCTGCGTTTCCAGGTCACCCACCCCGAAGATCCCCTGTTCGTCCACTTCTCCCCCATCGAGAGTGCCGTCGAGGCCGCGGCGCCGGCGGAGCCTCGGGAGAAGGCGACCGACGAGGCTTTGGATACCGCCACCTTCGAGGTCCCGGTGAACCCCACCGACGGGTCCGCCGCACCGGAAGAGCTCGCCCCCGCCGGGCACGAGCGGCCATCGGCCCCAACGCCGTCGCCTAGAGTTCCGGACCAGCCAGCACCGACCCAGCCAGCACCGGTCAAGCCAGCACCGGTCAAGCCAGCACTGGCGCCGGCCCCGCCGGAGGCCGTGGACTATGCCGCCGCCTACTCCCTGGCCCGACCGGGGTGGACCAAGGGAGCCCTCACCGTCGCCCTCACCGTCGTCGCCCTGATCACGGTGGCGGCCCTCGCCGCTGGCAGCCACCGCCCCCTGATGCCGGGGATCTCCAGCGCCCACGCCCTCATCGTCGCCGAGGACACCGCCCCGGCCGCTGCCCCAGGGGAGAATGCTGCCGGCGGTGCCTTTCTCAACAGCGAAGCCCGCCGCATCGCCACCCGTGGCTGCGCCGCTTGCCATCGTCCCTGGCGGGGGCCGGCAGCGGTGGAGGATGGCTGCGTCGCCTGCCACGGCGATCAGGGCGAGCCCCACGCCGCCGCCTTGGCCTCCAGCCCCTCGGCGGCGGCGGCCCCCGCCTGCGCGTCCTGCCACCCCGAGCATCGTGGCCAAGACCTGGTGCGCCGCGCCGTTGCCGCCGACTGCACCCCCTGTCACCGGGAGCTCTCAGCGGTGGTGCCCAACGCTACCGTCACACCGCAGGTGACCTCCTTCGCCAGCGATCACCCCGAGCTAGTGGTCACTTTGCCGGCGTCCCGGTCGGATTCGGGAGGAGAGGAGGGACCGCGCCGGCTGTCCGTGGCGGAAGCCGCCGGGGCCGATCCCGGCACGGTGGATTTCGGCCACCGAGTGCACCGGGTACAGCAGGAGGCAACCGGGGCTTCGCCGGCGCAGACCCTCCGCGGTCCCGACGGGCCGGTGGCGTTGGTGTGCGGCGATTGTCACGTCGCCGACGACGACACCGGCCGGATGCAGCCGGTGAGCTTCGAGAACCACTGCCAGAGCTGTCATCGGCTGAGCTTCGACGAGCGACTGCCCGACCGCCAAGCCCCCCACAGCACGCCGCGGGAAGTGGTGGACTCTTTGCTGGGTCTCTACAGCGGCAGCGAGTGGGGCCCGGACGCCGCCGTCTCGTTGCGGGATCGGCGGCTGGAAGTGATCACCGGCGGTGGCCGGCAGAAGCTACCGCCGGGGGTGGACCGCCAGGTAGCCGACGCCGCCCGCACTCTCTTCCGTGCCGGCTGCGATTTCTGTCATCGAGTGGATCTGGACGCCGTGCCCCTGCCGACGGTGGCTCCGGCGGCGATTCCGGAGCGCTGGATGCCCGGCGCCCGCTTCTCCCACCTGGGCCACCGCAACGTGGCCTGCAGCACCTGCCATCCCGATGCCGCCACCAGCGAAGCCAGCGCCGACGTGCTGATGCCCGGCATCGCCGCCTGCCGCGGCTGCCACGGCGCGGGCTCCTCGCCCACTGCAAGCCTTGCCGAAGACCGTGGCCCGGCGGCCTGGGGCGGCGCCCTCGCCTGCGCCCAATGCCACGGATATCACCGCACCGAATTCTCTCGGCCGGCGCCACCGGTGACCGCCGCCGGCCCTTCCCCTTGGAGGAGACCCGGATGA
- a CDS encoding heme-binding protein yields MPLLVMLLALPLVPALDLLAQHRPGRPGDPGGGGGGFEDPGGAVADPGAPPGGIGGPAGPGGLPGRPGPGRPGTDPRPAVPPVCANGESALSAAEADSLVRAAAGALDEATMTVAVVDRLGRPLAVYRKGGPVLDDADVAVGLARTGAFFSNDQAPLSSRTVRFISGVHFPPGVARTPNAALYGIENTNRGCDLQVTFIGGQAVPPARSVVNGGSCDANDDRGCGSGPVTGKPQPFDTHDGSPVHDPSAVAVNPGGIPLYRGTAVVGGLGVVAPGAPPDHAEFAALAAALSVPGLAPLPDPLPDPGVVFIDGVRLPFVRQLERPANSAADGPQLAPLALGPADGACAPEGWLAGPVAGNGLGVAEVDQLVNQSIDAAHRTRALIRLPNAAGDRARMVIAVSDLDGEIVGLYRMADATVFSIDVAVAKARNVVWFSQGNLPGVAPGVAVTNRTIGFAAQPLYPAGIDGTPPGPFFDLFRRDWANPCAEGFDPASPNRNGVVFFPGSIPLYRNGRLVGGLGISGDGVEQDDYVSFLGAAGFLPPEDRWADRVKLRGVRLPFLRFPRNPEG; encoded by the coding sequence TTGCCGCTGCTTGTCATGCTGCTAGCGCTGCCGCTCGTGCCGGCGCTGGATCTGCTGGCCCAGCATCGCCCCGGGCGTCCCGGGGATCCCGGCGGCGGTGGAGGAGGGTTTGAGGATCCTGGTGGGGCAGTGGCGGACCCCGGCGCTCCCCCAGGGGGCATCGGTGGCCCGGCCGGGCCCGGTGGCTTGCCTGGCCGGCCCGGACCTGGTCGGCCCGGGACTGATCCGCGACCGGCGGTGCCGCCGGTGTGCGCCAACGGCGAGAGTGCCCTTTCCGCAGCTGAGGCGGACTCGCTGGTGCGCGCCGCCGCCGGCGCCCTCGACGAGGCCACCATGACGGTGGCGGTGGTGGATCGCCTGGGCAGGCCCCTGGCGGTTTACCGCAAGGGCGGGCCGGTGCTGGACGACGCCGACGTGGCGGTGGGGCTGGCGCGCACCGGCGCGTTCTTCTCCAACGACCAGGCGCCCCTGTCCTCCCGCACCGTGCGTTTCATCAGCGGCGTGCACTTCCCGCCGGGGGTGGCCCGGACCCCCAACGCCGCCCTCTACGGCATCGAGAACACCAACCGCGGCTGCGACCTGCAGGTGACCTTCATTGGTGGTCAGGCGGTGCCGCCGGCGCGCTCAGTGGTCAACGGTGGTTCGTGCGACGCCAATGACGACCGCGGCTGCGGCAGCGGCCCGGTGACCGGCAAGCCCCAACCCTTCGACACCCACGACGGCTCGCCGGTGCACGACCCCTCCGCGGTGGCGGTCAACCCCGGCGGCATTCCCCTCTACCGCGGCACCGCGGTGGTGGGCGGTCTGGGGGTTGTGGCTCCCGGTGCGCCCCCCGACCACGCCGAGTTCGCGGCGCTGGCGGCGGCGCTCTCGGTGCCGGGGCTGGCGCCGCTGCCGGATCCCCTCCCCGACCCCGGCGTGGTCTTCATCGACGGCGTGCGGCTGCCCTTCGTCCGCCAGCTGGAGCGCCCGGCGAATAGCGCCGCCGATGGTCCTCAGCTGGCCCCCTTGGCCCTCGGCCCGGCGGACGGGGCCTGCGCGCCGGAAGGCTGGCTGGCGGGGCCGGTGGCGGGCAACGGCCTCGGCGTCGCCGAGGTGGATCAGCTGGTCAACCAGAGCATCGACGCCGCCCACCGCACCCGGGCGCTGATCCGCCTGCCCAACGCCGCCGGGGATCGGGCGCGCATGGTCATCGCCGTCTCCGACCTCGACGGCGAGATCGTCGGCCTCTATCGCATGGCCGACGCCACGGTCTTCTCCATCGACGTAGCGGTGGCCAAGGCGCGCAACGTTGTGTGGTTCAGCCAGGGCAATCTGCCCGGGGTGGCACCGGGGGTGGCGGTGACCAACCGCACCATCGGCTTCGCCGCCCAGCCGCTGTACCCGGCGGGCATCGACGGCACCCCCCCCGGGCCGTTCTTCGATCTCTTCCGCCGCGATTGGGCCAACCCCTGCGCCGAGGGCTTCGACCCGGCGAGCCCCAACCGCAACGGCGTGGTCTTCTTCCCCGGCTCCATTCCCCTCTACCGCAACGGCCGGCTGGTGGGCGGGCTGGGCATCAGCGGTGACGGCGTGGAACAGGACGATTACGTTTCCTTCCTCGGCGCCGCCGGCTTCCTGCCGCCGGAGGATCGATGGGCGGACCGGGTCAAGCTGCGCGGTGTGCGCCTGCCCTTCCTGCGATTCCCGCGCAATCCGGAGGGTTGA